In Scomber japonicus isolate fScoJap1 chromosome 7, fScoJap1.pri, whole genome shotgun sequence, one genomic interval encodes:
- the LOC128362328 gene encoding interferon-induced protein with tetratricopeptide repeats 1-like, producing the protein MSAAQSQMTMETKLGALQCHFTWDLDPSRSELFRFRDMLEDIATEEGNSWLGHIYNLQGYIHYHLGFTEDARLFFSRAAEAFRQMRNTGSDEGPWLVVNYGNLAWLHHQLGEQAESETYLSKVDTLLKQYPSPSEDKLHPEIYAEKAWTLMKFGREKTLLAADYFERAIRMQPDMVEWQTIHVIVLEIIYGHGDKLLDENILEKMRIAKENDPDNLYLAALYLKACAKKGRKIEDEARELAEKVLRKPLSRHSGIRPLLTLYRIYVSEDEAIGLAEEALERQPDERHLKWCAAMCYKWRVYSHWDNPLEPRIIDRAISLHKEVISLYPDSSPKVKIALANIHAKLNLSQADADQIYQDLLESDLEPADRQMLYSSYAKYLHFNRKDSYKSVEYHMKAAEIPHQSAFRTGSIITLEKIKERRRHPMCREIEEFLANLEE; encoded by the exons ATGAG TGCTGCTCAAAGTCAGATGACAATGGAAACCAAACTTGGGGCCCTGCAGTGCCACTTCACCTGGGACCTGGACCCCAGCAGGTCTGAACTGTTCCGTTTCAGGGACATGCTGGAGGACATCGCCACTGAGGAGGGAAACAGCTGGCTGGGTCACATTTACAACCTGCAGGGGTACATTCACTACCATCTGGGCTTCACTGAAGATGCCCGGCTTTTCTTCAGCAGGGCTGCAGAGGCCTTCCGCCAGATGAGAAACACTGGCTCAGATGAAGGTCCCTGGTTGGTGGTGAACTATGGGAacctggcttggctgcaccacCAGCTGGGAGAACAAGCAGAGAGTGAGACTTACCTGTCAAAGGTCGACACCCTGCTGAAACAATACCCATCTCCATCAGAGGATAAGCTTCATCCAGAGATCTATGCTGAAAAAGCCTGGACCCTGATGAAGTTtggcagagagaaaacactacTGGCTGCAGATTACTTTGAGAGAGCCATCAGGATGCAGCCAGACATGGTGGAGTGGCAGACCATTCATGTGATAGTTTTAGAGATTATTTATGGGCACGGTGACAAACTACTGGATGAAAACATCCTGGAGAAAATGAGAATCGCCAAAGAAAACGATCCAGACAACTTGTACCTTGCTGCTCTGTACCTTAAAGCATGTGCaaagaaaggcagaaaaatTGAAGATGAAGCACGTGAGTTGGCCGAAAAGGTTTTGAGAAAACCTCTAAGCAGGCACAGTGGTATAAGACCATTATTAACACTGTACAGAATCTATGTATCTGAGGATGAGGCTATTGGTTTGGCAGAGGAGGCTCTGGAAAGACAACCAGATGAACGTCATCTAAAGTGGTGTGCTGCAATGTGCTACAAATGGAGGGTTTACTCACACTGGGACAATCCCCTGGAGCCAAGAATTATAGACAGAGCAATCAGTCTCCATAAAGAAGTGATCTCTCTTTACCCTGATTCTTCACCTAAAGTAAAAATAGCTCTAGCAAACATACATGCAAAGTTGAATCTCAGCCAGGCTGATGCTGACCAGATTTACCAGGATCTACTAGAAAGTGATCTGgaacctgcagacagacagatgcttTACAGCTCCTATGCCAAGTATTTGCACTTTAATCGAAAGGATAGCTACAAGTCAGTAGAATATCACATGAAGGCAGCAGAGATACCACATCAATCTGCCTTCCGTACGGGCAGCATCATTACTTTGGAgaag